Sequence from the Qipengyuania pelagi genome:
CGCCTTCGTCAGCGATGCGGCGCTGGCCTGACCGGATCAGATCACCGCGAGGGTGATGCCGACCGCGTAACCCGCCAGGAACAATTGGGTCCCGAAGGTGACGATCACGCCGATCTTGCGCAGCAAAGTGGGGCCTTCGCCATCCATCCCGATCCCGTGCGCCACGCGCGCCAACATGTAGACGCCCGCCGTGATCGACAGCCAGAGGCCGCCATTGCCCGCCAGTTCGATCGCCGCGATCAGGATCAGGACGAAGGCGGTGTTCTCGACGAAATTGAGCTGGGCGCGCATCCGCCGCGAGAGCGGTCCGCCCGCATCGTCGCCGTGAACGGTCTTGGTCGCGAGGCGTAGCTGCCCGATCCTGGCCGCGAGCCAGATATTGATGAGGGCCGCCGCCGCGGCGGATGTCAGCGTGATCGGCAGGACGATATCCATAGAACGAATTTCCCGGTTTGAGTGCGCCGCAGTGCTAGGGGGCGACGGGCGCGCTTGCAACGCGGCAAAATATCGCTATAGCGCCCGCCTTCACCGTCACGGGTCGGAAATTTCGGTCTGCCGCGCACTTGTGCGGTCCCGGACCTTCCCCTAGGGCGGCCATCAACCATTCGAATTGATTGAGGAACAGGTGCCGCCATGGCCGTCCCCAAAAGAAAAGTATCGCCCCACCGCCGCGGCAATCGCCGTTCGCACGATTCGCTCAAGGTCGAAGCACATCACGAATGCTCGAACTGTGGCGAATTGAAGCGCCCGCACAATCTGTGCCCGCATTGCGGATTCTACAACGGCCGCGAAGTCATCGCCGTCGGTCTCTGACCGTAGCTGACCGGAGTATGCCATGACTTTGCCGCGTATCGCCGTTGACGCGATGGGCGGGGATGATGGCGTGCGCGTCATGGTCGAAGGCGCTGCGTTGGCGCGGCGCGAGCACGACACTTTCAAATTCCTGCTGGTGGGCGACCAGGCGCGGATCGAAGCCGCGCTGGAAACCCATCCGAATATGCGCGGCGCGTCCGAAATCCTCCATTGCGAGGATGTGGTCGGGGGCGACGAGAAACCGTCGAGAGCGCTGCGCCGCGCCCGCACGACCAGCATGGGCCTCGCCGTCGATGCGGTGAAGCGGGGCGAGGCGGGTGCCGCCGTCAGCGCGGGCAATACCGGCGCCCTCATGGCCATGAGCAAGCTGGCGCTGCGCACCATGCCGGGGCTCGACCGGCCCGCGCTCGCGGCGCTGCTCCCCACATTGGGCGAAGACGACGTCATCATGCTCGACCTCGGCGCCAATCGCGACTGCGATGCGCGCAATCTCGTCCAGTTCGCGATCATGGGCGCGGCCTATTCGCGTATCGTCACCGGGCGCGAACGTCCGCGCGTGCGCCTGCTCAATATCGGCACCGAGGAAACCAAGGGCACCGAGGATATCCAGGAAGCCGCCAACCGGCTGCGCGCGTCCACCGGCCTGGCGATGGATTTCGAAGGCTTCGTCGAGGCCGACAAGATCAATCGTGGCCAGTGCGACGTGGTGGTGTGCGACGGGTTCTCGGGCAATATCGCCCTGAAGGCAATCGAAGGCGCGGCCCGTTTCGTTACCGATCTGCTGAAGCAGGCCTTCAGCTCCTCGATCCGCTCCAAGGTCGGCTTCCTCGTCTCGCGGCCCGCGACGGAATTGCTGAAGCACCATCTCGACCCCAACAACCACAACGGCGCGGTCTTCCTCGGCCTCAACGGCGTGGTCGTGAAAAGCCATGGCAGCGCCAACGCCAAGGGCGTGGCCAATGCGGTCAAGGTCGCCGCGCGCCTGCTCGAAGACGATATCGTCAACCGGATCGCTCACGATCTGGGCGAGGTGTCGGATATGGGGTTCGCCGCGAACGGGGCGGCGAAATGATCCGTTCGGTCCTGACCGGCACGGGGTCCGCTCTCCCGCGTCGGCTCGTCACCAATGCCGATCTGGCAGAGCGTGTCGACACTTCGGACGAATGGATCGTCGAGCGGACCGGTATTCGCCAGCGTTATCTCGCCGAACCGGACGAGACCACCAGCAGCCTCGCCACCGAAGCGGCGCGCCGCGCGCTGGAGGCTGCGGGGGTCGATGCGAGCGAGATCGGCCTGATCGTCCTCGCCACCGCCACCCCCGACCATACCTTTCCCGCCACCGCCACGCAGGTCCAGCACGCGCTCGGCTGCAAGGGCGGTGTGGCCTTCGATGTCGCGGCGGTCTGCTCGGGCTTCCTATACGCGCTCGCCACGGCCGATTCGCTCCTGCGCACCGGCATGGCCACGAAAGCGCTGGTGATCGGCGCGGAAACCTTCAGCCGCATTCTCGACTGGGAAGACCGGACCACCTGCGTCCTGTTCGGGGATGGGGCGGGCGCCGTCGTCCTCGAAGCGCAGGACGTGGCGGAGGACGGTCCCGGCATCCTCGCCAGCAAGCTCCACGCCGACGGCGAGCACAAGGAATTGCTCTATGTCGATGGCGGGCCGTCGACCACGGGCACGGTCGGAAAACTGCGGATGCGCGGGCGCGAGGTTTTCCGCCACGCCGTCGTCAACCTCGCCGAGGTTTTGAGGGAAACGATCGAGGCGGCTGGCATCGCGGTCGATCAGGTCGATTGGGTGGTGCCGCACCAGGCCAATGCCCGCATCCTCGATGCGACGGCGCGCAAGCTGGGCCTGGCCGAGGAGAAGGTGGTCGTCACCGTCGATCGCCATGCCAACACCTCCGCCGCTTCGGTCCCGCTCGCCCTCGACGTGGCGGTGCGCGACGGGCGGGTGAAGAAGGGCGATCTGGTGCTGTTCGAAGCGATGGGCGGCGGCTTCACATGGGGTGCCGCGTTGGCCCGGATGTGACCATTTCGGGACGGGGCGTCCCCATCGGTTGCAGCTTGCACGCCTGCGCTTTATAGACTTAGGTTAAGTTACACAGGGTCGCACTTGTTACGAAAGGAAGCGACATGCGTTCTGTGGGTACGCTCACACGCGCCGATCTGGCAGAAACCATCAATCGCAAGATGGGATTGAGCCGTGCGGAATCGCTGGACATGGTCGAAGCGATCCTGGCCAAGATGTGCGATGCGTTGAGTGACGGAGAAAACGTGAAGATCTCCGGCTTCGGCAGCTTCGTGCTGCGCGACAAGAAGGAACGGATCGGTCGCAATCCCAAGACGGGTGTCGAAGTTCCCATCACCTCGCGCCGGGTGCTGACCTTCCGCGCGAGCCAGCTTTTGAAGGACCGCATCGCCCAAGGGTGAATGCGATCGGGGGGAGCCGCATGGCTGAGTTCGACGCGACATTCGATGACGGCAAGGATGATGGGGCGCTGCGCACCATCGGCGAGGTCGCCCGCGCGCTCGGCATCAAGCAGCATGTCCTGCGCTATTGGGAACAGCAGTTTCCCCAGCTCCAACCCCTGAAGCGCAGCGGCAATCGCCGCTATTACCGGCCCGCCGACATCGCGCTGATCGAACGGATCGACCGTTTGGTCAATCGCGACGGCTACACGCTGAAGGGCGCCGAGGCCGCGCTTCGCGAGCCTGAGGATCGCACTGCGGGACCTTCCACCGACAATACGGTGGCACAGGATCGGGGTGCTGAAATGGCGAACATCCTGCCGCGCCTCAAGGCGATTCGCGACGATCTGAGGCGCGCGCTGGCCGCCTGATCGAGCACAGGAACCGGCCAAGAAAGCGAACGGGGGCGGGATCGCTCCCACCCCCGACACTTCGTTTCTGAACGCTTACAACCCGTCGACGCTCTTGCTGACGAGGACGTTCACTGCAACGCGTCGGTTCTGCGCCTTGCCCTGCTCGGTGTAATTGTCGGCCAGCGGGTCGGCCTCGGCCATCCCGGTCGGCGTCAGCATCCGATAGGGCTTCCAGCCGCATTGCTGTTGCAGGTAATTGACGACACGCGCCGCGCGCTTCTCGCTCAATTGCTGGTTGAAATCATAGTCGCCGGTCGAGTCGGTGTATCCGACGACGAGCAGGAGCGCGTTGTCGGTCGCGTTGGCCTGTGCGGCGGCGGCGCACAGATCGGCCTGCGCCTGACCGGACAGCTTGGCTTCCCCGGTATCGAAGAAGACGTTCGTGGTACCCTTCACATTATACTGGTCGATATCGGCGACCCGGTTGCGCAACGCATCGGTGGCGGCGGTCTGCTCGGCGAAGCCCTGCGCGGTGCCCTGGCGGATCATCGAGGCGAATTCGAGATCCTTGTTGCGGAAATCGATCGCGCTGGCGACCAGATCGCCATTCGCGGTCTGGAGCGTTTCCACGCTCACCGGCAGGCCGTTAATCAGCGCATCGGCGGCGAGCGTCTTGTTGCCGAGCCCGAGGAAACCGCCCTTGCCCTTGACCTCCGTATCCTGGTCGATCGTTACCACGGTGCTGGTGCCGTCTTCGGCGGTGATCTGGATGCGGTTGTCGCGGCGTGCGGAGATGATGCCGTCTACATCCGGCCCGGCGACCAGCGCCTCGCCATAGACGTCGACGGTTGCGGCCTGTTCCTGCGCGGAAAGCCCACCACCAAGGGGCAGGGCGATCGCGGCGGCGAAAGCGAGCGCACGCGGCGCAGCGGTGAATTTGGTCATTTCAATCTCCTCGAAATACGTAGCGCGCCAACCGGCCGCGCCCAAAAGAGAGCGGCCGGGTGCCATCGCGGCCTGTCGCCGGGATGAACGATCGTGTCGAAATTAGGGCAAGAGGGGGCGGGTGGGGCGAGTCCTGCGATCAGTCGAAGCCACCAAGCAGATCCTATTCCGCCGCCAGCAGGTCTTCCGCGCCCCCCAGATCGACGCTTACGAGGCGGCTGACGCCCTTTTCGATCATGGTCACGCCGAACAGGCGGTGCATCCGACTCATCGTCACGGCGTTGTGCGTGACGATCAGATAACGCGTGTCGGTTTCGCGCACCATCGCGTCGAGGAGGTCGCAGAAGCGGTCGATATTGGCATCGTCCAACGGCGCATCCACCTCGTCCAGCACGCAGATCGGCGCCGGATTGGTGAGGAACAGGGCAAAGATCAGCGCCACCGCCGTCAGCGCCTGTTCCCCCCCTGACAGCAGCGTCAGCGACTGAAGGCGCTTTCCGGGCGGCTGGGCGAAGATTTCGAGTCCCGCCTCGAGAACGTCCTCGCTGTCGATGAGGGCCAGATGCGCCTGGCCCCCGGCGGCGCCCGGCGCTTCGCCGGCATCGAACAGGCGCGCGAACAGGCGCTGGAAATGGCCGTTCACTTCCTCGAAGGCGGCTCGCAGCCGTTCGCGCCCTTCGCGGTTGAGGCTGCCGATGGAGCCGCGCAGGCGCGCGACCGCTTCGGCGAGTTCGGCCTGTTCCTCGGCATTCGCGCCGTGCTGGCTCTCGATCCGCGCTAGTTCGTCCGCCGCCACAAGGTTGACCGGGCCGATCCGCTCGCGGCTGGCGGTGAGGCGGTCCATCTCCTCGCTTTCGAGTTCGGCGGAGCGCAGGGAGCCTTCGGCGAAAGCGAACCGTTCGGGCAGGAGCGGAGGCGGGCATTGGAACCGCTCGCCCGATACGCGGCCCATCTCCACCCGGCGCAATTCCTGGTTCTCGGCCCGTGCCGAAAGTCCGGCGCGAGTCTCGCGCGCGGCGGCGAGGGCTTCGTTGGCGGCGGAGAAGGCCCGGTCGGCCTGTTCGCTGGCCGCTTGCGCCTCGGAGAGCGCGGCTTCCGCTTTCGTAAGCTCTTCGGAAAGCCGCGCGCGCACCGCATCGCCCTGTTCGATCTCGCGCATCAGGCCCTCGGGCTTGGCGGCGACGATCGCGCGCTCCTCGCCGATCTCTTCCAGCCGCCGTGCCATGTCCGACAGGCGCCGTGCCGCATCGCCCGAGCGCGCCTGCCAGCCCGCCATGTCGGATCGCTGGCCCGCCGTCCGCTCGCGCGCCACGGCCAGCGCCTGATCGTGCGCGGCCAGTTGCGCGGCACTGGCCTGCATCGCGGCGCGCGCGGCCTCGTTGCTATCTCGCGCAGTGTCGCGCCGCGTCCGGCCCGCTGCCGGATCGGACAGGGCGCTGCGCTTCGCCTCGCCTTCGGAAAGATCGGCGCGCGCGATGGCGAGGCGTTCGGCCTGTTCGCTCTCGGCGGTGGCGAGTTCGGCCAGCCGCGCCGCGATCCGCTCGCGCGCCGCTTCCGCCTGATCGAGCGCACGCAGGGCACCGCGTTCCGCGTCCGCCGCATCGGCCACAGCACGCTCGGCTGCGACCAGATCCCGCTGGAGCTGCGCCAGCTCCTCGCGAGTCGCAGCCTCGTCGCGTTCGGCCTCGTCGACAGCGTCCTTTAAAGGCGGAAGCGCGCCATCGAGCTCGCGAAACCGGTTCTCCGCTTCGAGCCGTGCAGCGTCCGCCGCGCCTTCGCCGCGCGCGACCAGCCCGTCCCAACGCCGCAAATGGCCTGCCATCGTGACCAGCCATTCGCCCGGTTCGAGCGATCGGCCATCGTCGCTGTCGACGACATGCACCAGCGCCAGCCGCGCGGCGAGTTCGGGCGGACAGTCCGCAACATGGTCGAGCAGGGAGTTTTCAAGGCGGCGGGGGGGCTCGCCCCCGGTCCAGTAGCGTCCTTCCTCCCCATCGGGCGATCCGAGCAGAGCCTTCGCATCGCGTCCGAGTGCCGCGGCGAGCGCGCGCTCGTAGCCCGGTTCGGCGCGGACCGCATCGATCGCGGGACCACGCCCGGACCGCTTCGCCGCCGCGCGTTGCCGCGCCTCGCGGTCGCGGGTGAGCGCCTGCCATTCGCGCTCGACCCCTGTCAGTTCGGCGCGCGCCTGCGACAGGGCGCTTGCGGCCTCGTCCCGCGCAGTCTGGAGCGCCGACTTGCTCTCCCGCATCGCTTCGAGAGCCTCGCGCGCCGATCGCAGCCGGGTAGCGGCGCTTTCGGCGGCCTCGCGCGCGTCTTCGACCTCGCTCTCTCCGTCGCGGCCCGAAAGCGCGGCGCGTTGTTCGGCCATGCGGCGTATCTCGGCCTCGATCCGGTCGAGCCGCGCGCGGGCCTGTGCGATCTCAGCTTCGACCACGCGCCATTCGGCCTCGACCCCCGCCAGTTCCGCCGTCGCATTGGCGAGCGCCAGTTCGGCGGCGCGGCTGGCGCGTTCCGCATCCTCCGCGCGCCTGACGAGGGCGGGGCGCTCTTTTTCGTCGTCTGCCAACGCCTTCTCGTTTTGGGCGAGGTCTTTCGCGAGCCGCGCCAGCGCCTCGGCGGCATCGCGCGTCAGCCGGTCGGCCTCGCCCCGATCCTCTTCCAGACGCACCTTCTGCCGGTCGAGATCGGCGAGGCGCTGTTCGGCGGTTTCGAGCTGGCTGGTGAGCGCGGCCATCCGGTGGCCGTGGGCGCTGGCATCGTCGCGCCGGTCGGCCAGTTCCTCGCGCGCCGCTGACAGTGCTTCAGCCGCCCCACGCTGCGCCTTCTGCGCCGCGTCGGCCTCCGCCTGCGCTTGGGCGACTGTCGCATCGGCGCCCTTCGCCGCGCGCTTCGCTTCGTCCGCCGCACGCGCCGCATCGCGCCAGCGCACGAAGACGAGGCGCGCTTCGGCAGTGCGGATCTGTTCGGACAATTCGCCATAGCGTTCGGCCTGGCGGGCCTGCCGCTTGAGCGAGGCGATCTGGCTGTCGAGGCCCGCCATCAGATCTTCGAGGCGCGCGAGATTGGCCTCGGTCTGCCGCAGCTTGGCTTCCGCGTCACGGCGGCGGACGTGCAGGCCCGCGATCCCCGCCGCTTCTTCCAGCATCTGGCGGCGTTCGGTCGGCTTGGCGGCGATCACTTGCGCGATCTTGCCCTGGCTGACGAGGGCGGGGCTGTGCGCGCCGGTGGCGGCATCGGCGAAGATCAGCGCGACATCCTTCGCGCGCACATCCCGCCCGTTCAGGCGATAGGCGGAGCCCGCCCCGCGCTCGATGCGGCGCATGACCTCCAGCTCGTCACCATCGGAGCGCGTGCCCGACAATACGACTTCGGCGAAATCGCGCGGGGGGCGCGTTGCGGTGCCCGCGAAGATGACGTCCTCCATCCCGCCCGACCGCATACTCTTGGGCGAGTTTTCGCCCATGACCCAGCGGATCGCTTCGAGGAGGTTCGACTTGCCGCAGCCATTGGGACCGACCACGCCGGTCAGCCCGGGCTCGATGCTCAGCGTGGCAGGCTCGACGAAGCTCTTGAAGCCGCTGAGCCTGAGCTTGCCGAGCTGCATCGAACCCGCTTAGCGCGCGCCGGCCTGTTGGAGAGCCTGTTCGACCTGAGCCCAACTATTGCCGTCTATTTTCCGGCCATTGATGAAAAACGTGGGTGTCCCCGTCACGTCCAACTGCTGCGATTGCGTGTCGGACCGTTCGGCGATGGCTTCCATGGCGGGGAAATCGGCGAGACAGGTGCGCGCCTGATCTTCGCTGAGGCCGCGCGCGGCGAAGAAATCGTAGAAGCCTGCGACCTGCGCCGCCTGGACGAAGCGCTGGTCTTCCGGAAGCGAGAGCGCCTGGCCGAACTGTTCCTGGCGTTCGAACACCGGGCTCAGCACTTCCTGAAGATTCTTCCACACCTGATCGGACAGGGGATGATAGGTTTCGGGCGCGCCGCAGCGGACCATCTGGGCGAGCACGAGATCGTGCGGCCCGTGAATCTGGTTGCGCAATTCGTAGCTGACCTTGCCGGTGGCGACATAGTCTTCCTTCAGCTGGTCCGCCCCGTTCGCGGCGAAGGCGGCGCAGGCGGGGCAGGTCAGTGAAGCGTATTCGAGCAGCTTGATCGGCGCATCGGGATTGCCGAGCAGATATCCGTCGGAATCGGTTACCTGGACCGTGTCTGTCCAGGTGGTGCCGGCGGGCGCTTCGACCGCCGCGACCGGCTGTCCCGAAACCGCGCCCTCGCCCGCTTCGTCGGTAGAGCCGCAGGCAGCCAGTGCCAGTGCGAGCGGGGCGGACAGGGCGGCTAAAGAGAGAGAGCGGATACGGGTCATGACAGGTCCATAGACAAGGGATTTCTATCGGGCTGGGCGCCTTGCAGCCGCCTTAGCCCGCTACAGTCGCAAGGGAAAGGGGCGCGCCCTCAGCGTTGCTTGTCGAGCACCGGGCGCAGCGCGGCCCAATTGTGCACCCCGTCCAGCAGCGCGCCGTTCATCACGAAGCTGGGCGTGCCGGTGAGGCCGTATTTCTCGACATCGGCCTGGCTCGCTTCGGCCAGCGCGTTCGCCTTGGCCTCGTCGATGAGGCATTTGTCGAGCTGGGCGCGGGTGTAGCCGCGGTTTT
This genomic interval carries:
- the plsX gene encoding phosphate acyltransferase PlsX; this translates as MTLPRIAVDAMGGDDGVRVMVEGAALARREHDTFKFLLVGDQARIEAALETHPNMRGASEILHCEDVVGGDEKPSRALRRARTTSMGLAVDAVKRGEAGAAVSAGNTGALMAMSKLALRTMPGLDRPALAALLPTLGEDDVIMLDLGANRDCDARNLVQFAIMGAAYSRIVTGRERPRVRLLNIGTEETKGTEDIQEAANRLRASTGLAMDFEGFVEADKINRGQCDVVVCDGFSGNIALKAIEGAARFVTDLLKQAFSSSIRSKVGFLVSRPATELLKHHLDPNNHNGAVFLGLNGVVVKSHGSANAKGVANAVKVAARLLEDDIVNRIAHDLGEVSDMGFAANGAAK
- a CDS encoding DsbA family protein, which encodes MTRIRSLSLAALSAPLALALAACGSTDEAGEGAVSGQPVAAVEAPAGTTWTDTVQVTDSDGYLLGNPDAPIKLLEYASLTCPACAAFAANGADQLKEDYVATGKVSYELRNQIHGPHDLVLAQMVRCGAPETYHPLSDQVWKNLQEVLSPVFERQEQFGQALSLPEDQRFVQAAQVAGFYDFFAARGLSEDQARTCLADFPAMEAIAERSDTQSQQLDVTGTPTFFINGRKIDGNSWAQVEQALQQAGAR
- the rpmF gene encoding 50S ribosomal protein L32; this translates as MAVPKRKVSPHRRGNRRSHDSLKVEAHHECSNCGELKRPHNLCPHCGFYNGREVIAVGL
- a CDS encoding MAPEG family protein, with protein sequence MDIVLPITLTSAAAAALINIWLAARIGQLRLATKTVHGDDAGGPLSRRMRAQLNFVENTAFVLILIAAIELAGNGGLWLSITAGVYMLARVAHGIGMDGEGPTLLRKIGVIVTFGTQLFLAGYAVGITLAVI
- a CDS encoding OmpA family protein, producing MTKFTAAPRALAFAAAIALPLGGGLSAQEQAATVDVYGEALVAGPDVDGIISARRDNRIQITAEDGTSTVVTIDQDTEVKGKGGFLGLGNKTLAADALINGLPVSVETLQTANGDLVASAIDFRNKDLEFASMIRQGTAQGFAEQTAATDALRNRVADIDQYNVKGTTNVFFDTGEAKLSGQAQADLCAAAAQANATDNALLLVVGYTDSTGDYDFNQQLSEKRAARVVNYLQQQCGWKPYRMLTPTGMAEADPLADNYTEQGKAQNRRVAVNVLVSKSVDGL
- a CDS encoding beta-ketoacyl-ACP synthase III, with product MIRSVLTGTGSALPRRLVTNADLAERVDTSDEWIVERTGIRQRYLAEPDETTSSLATEAARRALEAAGVDASEIGLIVLATATPDHTFPATATQVQHALGCKGGVAFDVAAVCSGFLYALATADSLLRTGMATKALVIGAETFSRILDWEDRTTCVLFGDGAGAVVLEAQDVAEDGPGILASKLHADGEHKELLYVDGGPSTTGTVGKLRMRGREVFRHAVVNLAEVLRETIEAAGIAVDQVDWVVPHQANARILDATARKLGLAEEKVVVTVDRHANTSAASVPLALDVAVRDGRVKKGDLVLFEAMGGGFTWGAALARM
- a CDS encoding MerR family transcriptional regulator produces the protein MAEFDATFDDGKDDGALRTIGEVARALGIKQHVLRYWEQQFPQLQPLKRSGNRRYYRPADIALIERIDRLVNRDGYTLKGAEAALREPEDRTAGPSTDNTVAQDRGAEMANILPRLKAIRDDLRRALAA
- a CDS encoding integration host factor subunit alpha, which translates into the protein MRSVGTLTRADLAETINRKMGLSRAESLDMVEAILAKMCDALSDGENVKISGFGSFVLRDKKERIGRNPKTGVEVPITSRRVLTFRASQLLKDRIAQG
- a CDS encoding AAA family ATPase — its product is MQLGKLRLSGFKSFVEPATLSIEPGLTGVVGPNGCGKSNLLEAIRWVMGENSPKSMRSGGMEDVIFAGTATRPPRDFAEVVLSGTRSDGDELEVMRRIERGAGSAYRLNGRDVRAKDVALIFADAATGAHSPALVSQGKIAQVIAAKPTERRQMLEEAAGIAGLHVRRRDAEAKLRQTEANLARLEDLMAGLDSQIASLKRQARQAERYGELSEQIRTAEARLVFVRWRDAARAADEAKRAAKGADATVAQAQAEADAAQKAQRGAAEALSAAREELADRRDDASAHGHRMAALTSQLETAEQRLADLDRQKVRLEEDRGEADRLTRDAAEALARLAKDLAQNEKALADDEKERPALVRRAEDAERASRAAELALANATAELAGVEAEWRVVEAEIAQARARLDRIEAEIRRMAEQRAALSGRDGESEVEDAREAAESAATRLRSAREALEAMRESKSALQTARDEAASALSQARAELTGVEREWQALTRDREARQRAAAKRSGRGPAIDAVRAEPGYERALAAALGRDAKALLGSPDGEEGRYWTGGEPPRRLENSLLDHVADCPPELAARLALVHVVDSDDGRSLEPGEWLVTMAGHLRRWDGLVARGEGAADAARLEAENRFRELDGALPPLKDAVDEAERDEAATREELAQLQRDLVAAERAVADAADAERGALRALDQAEAARERIAARLAELATAESEQAERLAIARADLSEGEAKRSALSDPAAGRTRRDTARDSNEAARAAMQASAAQLAAHDQALAVARERTAGQRSDMAGWQARSGDAARRLSDMARRLEEIGEERAIVAAKPEGLMREIEQGDAVRARLSEELTKAEAALSEAQAASEQADRAFSAANEALAAARETRAGLSARAENQELRRVEMGRVSGERFQCPPPLLPERFAFAEGSLRSAELESEEMDRLTASRERIGPVNLVAADELARIESQHGANAEEQAELAEAVARLRGSIGSLNREGRERLRAAFEEVNGHFQRLFARLFDAGEAPGAAGGQAHLALIDSEDVLEAGLEIFAQPPGKRLQSLTLLSGGEQALTAVALIFALFLTNPAPICVLDEVDAPLDDANIDRFCDLLDAMVRETDTRYLIVTHNAVTMSRMHRLFGVTMIEKGVSRLVSVDLGGAEDLLAAE